A genomic window from Enoplosus armatus isolate fEnoArm2 chromosome 20, fEnoArm2.hap1, whole genome shotgun sequence includes:
- the chrm3b gene encoding muscarinic acetylcholine receptor M1, whose translation MNPTPSSDSINLLTNGFPGMRDQRDTTIIVEPAILGGSYQELVILSDSVGGWKQHNVSQGGNFTDSPINRTLMLPSEDFDPLGGHTIWQVIIIVFLTGSLSLATVVGNILVLVSFKINKALKTVNNYYLLSLAFADLTIGTLSMNLYTTYIIMDQWALGPVVCDLWLAIDYVASNASVMNLLVISFDRYFSVTRPLTYRAKRTTKRAMTMIGLAWSISFILWAPAILFWQYIVGERTVQPNECYIQFLSEPIITFCTAIAAFYLPVTIMAFLFWKIYQETEKRAKDIQGLKGSGSGNSPSQAQSQGSGSGRAGGEGATNSQDSSVMLRQISSKSCSSYELNQLASEKNNEDNASIPGGMGSRGRCGMLCFRVSSLLPGRHASRRSVNTTTTTVGETEQSSSDSFNNNDVGASGDQSGSEEEAEGADPSRPPTDDEKSRKVKKNKDKQLSSNKIPKGSQSNPVASSTADQSPAAITMKDAAMAKRFASKAKTEINKRKNEKKANEKKAARTLSAILFAFITTWLPYNIMVLVNTFCQDCIPGTLWALGYWLCYVNSTVNPMCYALCNKTFRTTFRDILMCQWNQKKNKPHFHQRKAVAFKKKDPM comes from the exons ATGAACCCGACCCCCAGCTCTGATTCTATCAACCTCCTCACCAACGGTTTTCCTGGTATGAGAGACCAGCGTGATACCACCATCATAGTTGAGCCTGCCATCTTAG GGGGCTCTTACCAGGAGTTAGTCATATTATCTGACAGCGTTGGCGGGTGGAAGCAGCATAATGTCAGTCAAGGAGGAAACTTCACCGATTCCCCAATTAACAGGACATTAATGCTACCGTCAGAGGACTTCGACCCATTAGGAGGACATACTATCTGGCAG GTCATCATAATTGTCTTCCTCACCGGATCACTTTCTCTTGCCACCGTTGTTGGCAACATCCTCGTGTTGGTGTCGTTCAAGATCAATAAGGCACTGAAGACCGTAAACAACTACTACCTGCTTAGCCTGGCATTTGCTGACCTGACCATTGGCACACTGTCAATGAACCTGTACACCACCTACATCATCATGGACCAGTGGGCTCTGGGGCCAGTGGTCTGTGACTTGTGGCTCGCAATAGACTACGTGGCCAGTAACGCCTCAGTCATGAACCTGCTTGTCATCAGCTTTGACAG GTATTTCTCTGTGACCAGACCTTTGACCTACCGGGCCAAGCGCACAACCAAGCGGGCCATGACCATGATTGGATTAGCCTGGTCcatctctttcattctctggGCCCCAGCCATCTTGTTCTGGCAGTATATTGTGGGTGAGCGGACAGTTCAGCCTAATGAGTGCTACATCCAGTTTCTGTCCGAGCCCATCATTACATTCTGCACTGCTATCGCTGCCTTCTACTTGCCAGTAACTATCATGGCATTCCTGTTTTGGAAGATCTATCAAGAGACAGAGAAGCGTGCTAAAGATATACAAGGTCTCAAGGGATCCGGGTCGGGCAATAGCCCAAGCCAGGCTCAGAGTCAAGGGAGCGGTAGCGGAAGAGCTGGTGGAGAAGGTGCGACTAACAGCCAGGATTCGTCAGTCATGCTGCGCCAGATTAGCTctaaaagctgcagcagctaTGAATTAAATCAGCTGGCTTCAGAGAAGAACAACGAGGACAATGCCAGCATACCAGGAGGAATGGGAAGCAGAGGGAGGTGTGGCATGCTCTGCTTCCGGGTTTCATCGCTGCTGCCAGGTCGCCACGCATCCAGGAGGTCCGTCAACACCACGACAACTACAGTTGGCGAGacggagcagagcagcagtgacagcTTTAACAACAATGACGTTGGTGCCTCTGGGGACCAGTCAGGCTCAGAGGAGGAAGCTGAGGGTGCAGACCCATCAAGGCCTCCAACAG ATGATGAGAAATCTAGAaaggtgaagaaaaacaaggataAGCAGCTGTCATCCAACAAAATTCCGAAAGGGTCACAATCAAACCCTGTCGCCTCATCAACTGCTGACCAATCACCTGCAGCCATCACCATGAAAGACGCGGCAATGGCCAAACGCTTCGCCTCTAAGGCCAAGACAGAGATCAACAAgcgcaaaaatgaaaaaaaggcaaatgagAAGAAAGCAGCAAGGACACTCAGTGCCATCCTGTTTGCCTTCATTACGACATGGTTACCATACAACATCATGGTACTGGTCAACACTTTCTGTCAGGACTGCATCCCAGGAACTCTTTGGGCACTGGGCTACTGGTTGTGTTACGTTAACAGCACAGTCAACCCCATGTGCTATGCCCTGTGCAACAAGACCTTCCGGACAACTTTCAGGGATATTTTGATGTGCCAGTGGAATCAAAAGAAGAACAAGCCCCATTTTCATCAGAGAAAGGCTGTGGCTTTCAAGAAAAAAGACCCAATGTAG